A DNA window from Vigna angularis cultivar LongXiaoDou No.4 chromosome 1, ASM1680809v1, whole genome shotgun sequence contains the following coding sequences:
- the LOC108323163 gene encoding AP-3 complex subunit delta has product MAGSSIMENLFQRSLEDMIKSMRLQLIGETTFISKATEEIRREIKSTDQQTKSTALQKLSYLSAVHGVDMSWASFHVVEVMSSSKFAHKRIGYHAASQSFNDDTPVLLLITNQLRKDLSSTNEFEVSLALNLLSRIATLDLARDLTPEVFKLLSTTKVFVRKKAIAVVLRVFDKYPDAVRVCFKRLVENLESSDPLVVTAVIGVFCELAAKDPRSYLPLAPEFYRILVDSKNNWVLIKVLKVFAKLAPLEHRLGKRIVEPVCDHMRRSGAKSLVFECVRTVLTSLSDYESAVKLAVEKVRELVVDQDPNLRYLGLHALSVAVPKHLWAVLENKEAVVKSLSDDDLNIKIESLRLLMAMVSESHVADISRVLLNYALKSDPGFCNEILDSILRTCSRNLYEIVVDFDWYVSLLGEMATIPNCQKGEEIETQLVDIGMRVKDARMELVRVGRDLLIDPALLGNVHLHRILCAAAWVAGEYVEFASNPFELMDALLQPRTSLLPPSIRAVYINSVLKILIFCLDCYLLQNDGSGSLYSGNLEGEQSELFSAKNDTEATKLATCGGSNYEQDVGFNPRNIADSSEDLSVENGIDRVATHGKTFTSTLVAGKNFLYESIVSLLNRIELIFGPLITNQDVEVLERAQNILSLVQLIKEEIIDNSVQSVDTVEKKDTRVSTIINLMRDTFTTELGPVSVSAQGRVAVPEGLVLKENLDELQAICGDTELSSSSSFATGAPHGITISDGSSSNLLQNEELGPLNESTSLIEHRKRHGLYYLPSEKSEIVPDEYPRANDPKSNSNINDEAAELVKLTEQSLMKKRTNQTKPRPVVVKLDDGDLAPISVKRPEPRDDSLSGAIQDVLLGSESGPSVSQSYPSNKSSRKQKEKKKLSSNGRSEMKENAVDSEKPDPERANSSSKNHGHSKERKHRGKEKIVEGEERDQEGKKKSGHGRGRRKTHHRAKSPLSVASQTPVIPDFLL; this is encoded by the coding sequence ATGGCGGGTTCTTCGATCATGGAGAACCTCTTCCAACGCTCGCTGGAGGATATGATCAAATCCATGCGCCTCCAACTCATCGGTGAAACTACCTTCATCTCCAAGGCCACGGAGGAGATCCGCCGGGAGATCAAATCTACCGACCAGCAAACCAAATCCACTGCGCTCCAGAAGCTCTCTTACCTCTCTGCCGTGCACGGCGTCGACATGTCCTGGGCGTCCTTTCACGTCGTCGAGGTCATGTCCTCCTCCAAGTTCGCGCACAAGAGGATCGGTTACCACGCCGCTTCCCAATCCTTTAACGACGACACGCCGGTGCTCCTACTCATCACCAACCAGCTCCGCAAGGACCTCTCCTCCACCAACGAATTCGAGGTAAGCCTCGCTCTCAATTTGTTGTCGCGAATTGCCACTCTCGACCTCGCGCGCGATTTGACGCCCGAGGTTTTCAAATTGCTCTCCACCACTAAGGTTTTCGTCAGGAAGAAGGCTATCGCCGTGGTTTTGAGGGTTTTCGATAAGTACCCCGACGCTGTTAGGGTTTGCTTCAAGCGCTTGGTTGAGAATCTCGAGAGTTCCGATCCTCTGGTTGTGACCGCCGTGATTGGAGTTTTCTGCGAGCTGGCTGCCAAGGATCCTAGGTCATATCTTCCCTTGGCGCCGGAGTTTTATAGGATTTTGGTTGATTCTAAGAACAATTGGGTTTTGATCAAGGTGCTCAAGGTGTTTGCTAAGTTGGCTCCCTTGGAGCATAGATTAGGGAAAAGGATTGTTGAGCCGGTTTGTGATCACATGAGGAGGTCTGGGGCCAAGTCCTTGGTGTTTGAGTGTGTTAGGACTGTGCTCACTAGCTTGAGTGATTATGAGTCAGCTGTTAAGCTCGCGGTTGAGAAGGTTAGGGAGTTGGTGGTTGATCAGGATCCCAATCTTAGGTATCTTGGGCTACATGCACTTTCGGTTGCTGTACCCAAGCACTTGTGGGCGGTCTTGGAGAATAAGGAAGCGGTGGTAAAGTCGTTGAGTGATGATGATTTGAATATCAAGATTGAGTCTCTGCGATTGTTGATGGCCATGGTATCTGAGAGCCATGTTGCAGATATCTCCAGGGTGTTGCTTAATTATGCGTTGAAATCTGACCCTGGATTTTGCAACGAGATATTGGATTCCATTTTGAGGACATGTTCTAGAAATTTGTATGAGATTGTTGTTGACTTTGATTGGTACGTGTCTCTTCTTGGAGAAATGGCCACGATTCCTAATTGCCAAAAGGGGGAAGAGATTGAAACTCAGCTTGTTGACATTGGCATGAGAGTTAAGGATGCTAGAATGGAGCTCGTTCGGGTGGGGCGTGATCTGTTGATTGACCCGGCATTACTGGGTAATGTGCACTTGCATAGGATATTGTGTGCTGCTGCTTGGGTTGCTGGAGAGTATGTTGAGTTTGCAAGCAATCCCTTTGAACTCATGGATGCACTCCTACAGCCTCGTACCAGTCTCTTGCCACCATCCATTAGAGCAGTTTATATTAACTCtgttcttaaaattttaatcttttgtCTCGACTGCTACCTTTTGCAAAATGATGGTTCTGGATCTTTATATTCTGGTAATTTGGAAGGGGAACAATCAGAGTTGTTTAGTGCAAAAAATGACACTGAGGCTACGAAATTGGCAACTTGTGGAGGTTCAAATTATGAACAGGATGTTGGTTTTAACCCAAGGAATATAGCTGACTCTTCTGAAGATCTCTCTGTTGAAAATGGTATAGATAGAGTTGCTACTCATGGTAAAACATTTACATCTACTCTAGTGGCAGGGAAGAATTTCTTGTACGAATCTATTGTAAGCTTATTGAAtagaattgaattaatttttggCCCGCTAATAACAAACCAGGATGTTGAAGTGCTGGAGAGAGCACAAAACATACTTTCCCTTGTTCAGTTGATTAAAGAAGAAATAATTGATAATTCAGTCCAGAGTGTGGACACCGTAGAAAAGAAAGATACTCGAGTTTCAACTATTATCAATTTGATGCGTGATACTTTTACTACAGAACTTGGTCCAGTCTCAGTAAGTGCACAGGGCAGAGTTGCTGTGCCGGAAGGACTAGTtcttaaagaaaatcttgatgAATTACAAGCAATATGTGGTGATACTGAACTATCTTCATCAAGTTCGTTTGCCACGGGGGCCCCTCACGGTATCACTATTTCTGATGGTTCTTCATCTAATCTTCTGCAAAATGAAGAGTTAGGGCCTTTGAATGAATCCACATCCTTGATTGAACATCGTAAGAGGCATGGGTTATATTATCTTCCTTCGGAGAAGAGTGAGATTGTTCCAGATGAGTATCCTCGTGCAAATGATCCGAAGTCAAACAGTAATATAAATGATGAAGCTGCCGAACTAGTCAAGCTGACAGAACAATCACTTATGAAGAAAAGGACAAACCAAACAAAGCCCAGGCCGGTAGTAGTGAAATTGGATGATGGAGATCTGGCACCAATTTCAGTCAAAAGGCCAGAGCCTAGGGACGATTCTCTTTCTGGTGCCATACAAGATGTTCTTCTAGGAAGTGAAAGTGGACCAAGTGTGTCTCAAAGTTACCCTTCTAATAAGTCATCAAGGAagcagaaagagaaaaagaaactaaGCTCGAATGGTCGATCTGAAATGAAGGAAAATGCAGTTGATTCAGAAAAGCCTGACCCTGAAAGAGCAAATTCTAGTAGCAAAAATCATGGTCATAGTAAAGAGAGAAAACacagaggaaaagaaaagattgtTGAGGGTGAAGAGCGTGATCAGGAGGGAAAGAAAAAGAGTGGCCACGGCCGTGGTAGGAGAAAAACTCATCACAGAGCGAAGTCACCCTTAAGTGTGGCTTCCCAAACTCCAGTCATTCCTGATTTTCTTTTGTAG